One Castanea sativa cultivar Marrone di Chiusa Pesio chromosome 4, ASM4071231v1 DNA window includes the following coding sequences:
- the LOC142631654 gene encoding large ribosomal subunit protein mL43-like: MALRGVWQLQKLVVSYSDWGGSSRGIRAFMESHLPAFKEKNPQLEVATELIRGQHPHLKAFYRNKNEWVVCVKNMDPEEVLLHATRLRNALGRKVVKLRTRHVTKHPSVQGTWTTDVKF, encoded by the exons ATGGCTTTGAGAGGTGTATGGCAACTTCAAAAGCTGGTTGTCAGCTATTCTGATTGGGGAGGAAGCAGTAGGGGCATCAG GGCATTTATGGAGTCGCATCTGCCAGcatttaaagagaaaaatccTCAGTTAGAGGTTGCTACTGAACTCATTCGTGGTCAGCATCCACATTTGAAAGCCTTTTATc GGAACAAAAATGAATGGGTGGTATGTGTGAAGAATATGGATCCAGAAGAGGTTCTTCTACATGCAACTAGGCTAAGGAATGCATTGGGAAGAAAGGTTGTGAAACTGAGGACAAGACATGTTACCAAACACCCTAGCGTTCAGGGTACATGGACAACGGATGTGAAATTTTGA